In the genome of Cryptomeria japonica chromosome 8, Sugi_1.0, whole genome shotgun sequence, one region contains:
- the LOC131029917 gene encoding protein NRT1/ PTR FAMILY 8.1 → MEEDNKNSQVKNKEKNSDHSVHPIDEYTEDGSVDLHGNPALKKKTGNWKACPFILGNEMCERLAYYGINTNMVNYLIKGFNQGNSTAAKTVNIWSGTCYITPLIGAFLADSYLGRYKIIAIFSIVYFIGMMLLTLSASVPSLKPPCINSNVDCHASTSQTGVFFLSLYLIALGTGGIKPCVSSFGADQFDEMDDEERKKKSSFFSWFYFSINIGALVSGSVLVWIQDNVGWGWGFGVPTVAMGIAICSFFAGTALYRHQKPGGSALTRIAQVIIASFRKWNAKVPADKSLLYEVQDKESVIEGSRKLEHTDGFLFLDKAAIETGNDKSVAGSINPWRLCTVTQIEEFKAIIRLLPIWATGIIFSTVYSQMGTLFVEQGDTMDIHIGSFKIPPASLSIFDTLSVIFWVPVYDRIIVPVARKFTGHQRGFTQLQRMGIGLVISILAMVVAAVVEIKRLDMVKKHNYYNLENVPMSIFWQVPQYFLVGAAEIFTSIGQLEFFYDQAPDAMRSLCSALSLTTGALGSYLGSLLVTIVTHTTTRHGKVGWIPDNLNYGHIDYFFWLLSILSALNFLVYLAISRWYTYKMPTGTRLEK, encoded by the exons atggaagaagacaataaAAATTCTCAG GTTAAGAATAAGGAGAAAAATTCAGACCATTCAGTGCATCCAATTGACGAATATACTGAGGATGGCTCTGTGGATCTTCATGGGAACCCAGCACTCAAGAAAAAAACAGGGAACTGGAAGGCTTGCCCATTTATTTTGG gaaatgaaatgtgtgagagaTTGGCATACTATGGGATCAACACAAATATGGTAAACTATTTAATAAAGGGTTTCAATCAGGGCAATTCTACTGCAGCCAAAACTGTCAACATTTGGTCTGGAACATGTTACATTACACCTCTGATTGGGGCTTTTTTGGCTGATTCATATTTGGGACGATATAAGATCATTGCCATTTTTTCTATTGTCTATTTCATT GGAATGATGTTATTGACTTTATCTGCATCTGTGCCTAGCCTAAAGCCTCCTTGCATCAATTCAAATGTTGACTGCCATGCGTCAACTTCCCAGACTGGTGTTTTCTTCTTGTCACTTTATCTCATTGCATTAGGAACTGGTGGTATCAAACCATGTGTATCATCATTTGGAGCAGATCAATTTGATGAGATGGATGatgaagaaaggaagaaaaagaGTTCATTTTTCAGTtggttttatttttcaataaacatCGGTGCTCTTGTCTCTGGCAGTGTTCTTGTTTGGATACAAGATAATGTTGGCTGGGGATGGGGTTTTGGAGTTCCCACTGTAGCTATGGGGATTGCAATATGTAGCTTCTTTGCAGGTACCGCATTGTATCGACATCAAAAGCCAGGAGGCAGTGCTTTAACCCGGATAGCCCAGGTCATAATTGCATCATTTCGTAAATGGAATGCTAAGGTTCCAGCTGATAAGTCTTTGCTTTATGAAGTTCAAGATAAGGAATCTGTCATTGAAGGAAGCCGAAAACTCGAGCACACAGATGGATTCCT CTTTCTGGACAAAGCTGCAATAGAGACAGGAAACGATAAAAGTGTGGCAGGTTCCATTAATCCATGGAGACTCTGCACTGTGACTCAAattgaggagttcaaagcaatcatcCGCCTACTCCCAATTTGGGCCACTGGCATTATATTTTCCACTGTCTACAGTCAAATGGGTACATTGTTTGTAGAACAGGGAGATACCATGGATATCCACATCGGTAGTTTCAAAATTCCACCAGCATCCTTGTCTATATTTGATACTCTCAGTGTCATATTCTGGGTTCCAGTTTATGATCGTATAATTGTTCCAGTTGCACGTAAATTTACTGGGCATCAAAGGGGCTTTACCCAACTGCAACGTATGGGGATTGGCTTGGTCATTTCTATTCTTGCCATGGTGGTTGCGGCAGTTGTTGAGATAAAGAGACTTGACATGGTCAAGAAACACAACTACTATAATCTGGAGAATGTACCCATGAGCATTTTTTGGCAGGTGCCTCAGTATTTCCTAGTAGGTGCTGCTGAAATTTTCACCTCTATAGGACAATTAGAGTTCTTCTATGACCAAGCACCTGATGCTATGAGAAGTTTATGCAGTGCACTTTCACTTACTACTGGGGCCTTAGGGAGTTATCTGGGCAGTCTGCTTGTTACAATTGTAACCCACACTACAACAAGGCATGGAAAGGTGGGATGGATTCCTGATAACTTGAATTATGGTCATATTGACTACTTCTTTTGGCTCCTATCCATCCTCAGTGCTCTGAACTTTCTGGTTTATCTTGCTATTTCACGTTGGTACACATACAAGATGCCCACAGGAACACGGCTTGAAAAATAA